The Acidobacteriota bacterium genome contains a region encoding:
- a CDS encoding AEC family transporter has translation MTALPGSSLHGPAFRCVSFHADSMITSFLVAVGRTFADALLPPIFFAGLGALTDRLLHFELRSLSRLCLYILSPALLFSSLMKVEVTLAQAGQVVAFVFLVLSGMALLGWIYARLRRMDGPATGAAVMAATFFNAVTLGFPFVLFAFGEEGLRLAAVLVATNSLPHNTCGLFLAARGVHGTRQSLWKLARMPVPYAILAALFLRAFEIPLPASVFEPVDILGRAGIPVLLITIGMEVGRIPLRINHPDTWGVVALRLLVGPLWAWWAASLVGLGGLLGQVVVLQASMPTAIMPIVFARELGSNVAFVSRAVLFSTLSSILTLSLVLVLVR, from the coding sequence TTGACGGCCCTTCCGGGAAGTAGTCTGCACGGTCCGGCATTCCGTTGCGTTTCATTCCACGCCGACTCCATGATCACCTCGTTTCTGGTTGCAGTGGGCCGCACCTTCGCGGATGCCCTGCTACCCCCCATTTTCTTTGCCGGACTGGGAGCTCTCACCGACCGGCTGCTGCACTTCGAGCTCCGCAGTCTGAGCCGTTTATGTCTCTACATCCTGTCGCCTGCACTACTCTTCTCTTCCCTCATGAAGGTGGAGGTCACCCTGGCGCAGGCGGGACAAGTGGTTGCGTTCGTATTTCTGGTCCTGTCGGGCATGGCTCTGCTGGGATGGATTTATGCCAGGCTTCGCCGTATGGACGGGCCCGCCACCGGCGCCGCCGTCATGGCGGCAACCTTCTTCAACGCCGTCACCCTGGGATTCCCCTTCGTGCTGTTTGCCTTCGGCGAGGAAGGACTGCGCCTGGCCGCTGTCCTGGTGGCAACCAACTCTTTGCCGCACAACACCTGTGGCTTGTTTCTGGCTGCCAGGGGCGTGCACGGAACCCGGCAATCTCTTTGGAAGCTGGCCCGGATGCCGGTTCCCTACGCCATTCTGGCTGCGCTGTTCCTACGCGCCTTTGAAATCCCCCTGCCGGCCTCCGTCTTCGAGCCGGTCGACATCCTAGGCAGGGCGGGAATTCCGGTATTGTTGATCACCATCGGAATGGAGGTGGGCCGCATCCCGCTTCGGATCAACCATCCCGACACCTGGGGCGTGGTCGCTCTCAGACTACTGGTCGGTCCCCTTTGGGCCTGGTGGGCCGCGTCCCTGGTTGGCTTGGGAGGCTTGCTGGGTCAGGTGGTGGTGCTGCAGGCAAGCATGCCTACGGCGATCATGCCGATCGTTTTCGCTCGAGAACTCGGCAGTAACGTCGCTTTCGTCTCAAGAGCGGTACTCTTCTCCACGCTGTCCAGCATCCTGACCCTTTCCCTGGTGCTGGTGCTGGTCCGCTGA
- a CDS encoding PPC domain-containing protein, with translation MKHRTSNTAAKLRSVALVLLGAAGLWQLAGIPAWGQMPFLRLMTAFPSGGKQASTVEVTVSGSNMDGVDRLLFSHPGITGSPLMRESTWLEPTPRPVPGKFKVTIAPDVPPGVYELRLAGHFGISNARAFMVGDQEEVLSEDDNHTLPKSRRIPLGVTVNGRSNEGVADYFTFEAEQGQRIVLKVLAQRLDSKMDATLVLCDASGRELMSDRDTYRLDPFLDFTAPAAGEYVVKIYDYLYRGGPEYAYRLSVGTQPHIAYIFPPAGRPGSRQSYVVYGQNLPGGKTSSVLNPQGVPLEEKTVEITLPQDAHLLPVNSFLEPRQVVAGGIDFRLNSPEGVSNSASLGFATAPLVSELEPNNQPHSAQRVSLPCEIQGQFFPQADQDWFVFEAEKGASYWIEVFSHRLGLPTDPVVVLQRLSVDGNGLEQPELVARLDDDNTFLGDERYNTGSRDPVFRFKAEHDGAYRLKIHDLAATRESRPSQLYRLSIRHSDPDFRLLVATDDPGGSNDDGIIWEPLVRLGGKTRMNVMAIRRDGFEGRIDLEVKGLPPGISFPGATILEKSNGTYLYFEASPEAAGWTGAVEVIGRARIDGRAVERQARHATLVWNSGSLRRAGAQSRLVRNRTLAVSRNELAPQLPEFRIQKQAWDVPLEGNLKIPFQLARRPLLPGELKLRLGTLDGLREGTTKLVVDDESSEGTLVYKVTKRGNEFKPGKYTFSTVAVGQVTYRNQPEGVAHARRETMRLQQLSERKTVVAGRSTGKTTPQSEADAAAQAKEAERARRAAEKRLQEAIAKASPRKVRMAAHSRALDLTIHPSPILLTGKERLWHSQAGTNLELPLSIKRLFNYADPVEIGLKVPIHIVGIEAESVTIPKGETTSALLVRLAADLDPGDYPLKLQATLQLNEQEIQVEEPLTIRVQPVLQETSLRHRP, from the coding sequence ATGAAACACAGGACTTCAAACACTGCTGCGAAGCTGCGGTCGGTGGCGTTGGTGTTGCTGGGAGCCGCCGGACTCTGGCAGTTGGCGGGCATCCCCGCTTGGGGCCAAATGCCGTTTCTGCGGCTTATGACGGCTTTCCCTTCCGGTGGGAAACAGGCCTCGACCGTTGAGGTCACCGTCTCCGGCAGCAACATGGACGGCGTCGACCGCCTCCTCTTTTCCCACCCGGGAATTACCGGCTCCCCGCTGATGAGAGAGAGCACCTGGCTCGAGCCGACTCCACGGCCCGTTCCCGGCAAGTTCAAGGTCACCATTGCCCCCGACGTGCCCCCGGGAGTCTACGAGTTGCGCCTGGCCGGGCACTTCGGGATTTCCAACGCTCGAGCCTTTATGGTCGGAGATCAGGAAGAGGTGCTCTCGGAGGACGACAACCACACGCTGCCAAAGTCCCGGCGGATTCCTTTGGGTGTGACCGTAAACGGCCGTAGCAACGAAGGCGTAGCCGACTATTTCACATTCGAAGCCGAGCAGGGACAGCGCATCGTGCTGAAAGTGCTGGCCCAGCGATTAGACTCCAAGATGGATGCGACCCTGGTGCTCTGCGACGCCTCCGGTAGAGAGCTCATGAGCGATCGGGACACCTACCGCCTCGACCCGTTCCTGGACTTCACGGCCCCTGCTGCCGGAGAGTACGTCGTCAAGATTTACGACTACCTCTATCGAGGCGGTCCCGAATATGCCTATCGCCTCTCGGTGGGAACCCAACCGCATATCGCATACATCTTTCCGCCGGCCGGCCGGCCGGGGAGTCGTCAATCCTACGTGGTTTACGGGCAAAATCTCCCGGGCGGCAAAACCTCCTCCGTGCTCAACCCCCAAGGGGTGCCCCTGGAGGAGAAAACCGTCGAAATCACTCTTCCCCAGGATGCTCATCTCCTGCCTGTCAACTCCTTCCTGGAACCGAGACAGGTTGTGGCGGGAGGCATCGACTTCCGATTGAACTCGCCCGAAGGAGTCTCGAACTCCGCCAGCCTTGGTTTTGCCACGGCTCCCCTGGTCAGCGAACTGGAACCCAACAATCAGCCCCATTCGGCCCAGAGGGTTTCGCTGCCCTGCGAGATCCAGGGGCAGTTCTTCCCCCAGGCAGACCAGGACTGGTTTGTCTTTGAAGCCGAGAAGGGCGCCAGCTACTGGATTGAAGTGTTCTCACATCGGCTGGGTCTGCCCACCGATCCCGTAGTGGTGCTGCAGAGGTTGTCCGTCGATGGCAATGGCTTGGAGCAGCCGGAGTTGGTGGCGCGATTGGACGATGACAACACTTTTCTCGGAGACGAGCGCTATAACACCGGAAGCCGCGACCCGGTCTTTCGATTCAAGGCCGAGCACGACGGCGCCTACCGGCTCAAGATTCACGATTTGGCGGCCACACGGGAGAGCCGCCCCTCCCAACTCTACCGGCTGTCGATTCGCCATTCCGATCCCGATTTCCGCCTGTTGGTGGCTACCGACGATCCCGGAGGCTCCAACGACGACGGCATCATCTGGGAACCCCTGGTGCGGCTGGGAGGGAAGACCCGCATGAACGTCATGGCCATCCGGCGCGACGGATTCGAGGGCAGGATCGATCTCGAGGTCAAGGGGTTGCCCCCCGGGATCAGCTTCCCGGGAGCAACCATCCTGGAAAAGAGCAACGGAACCTACCTGTACTTCGAGGCGTCTCCCGAGGCGGCGGGTTGGACCGGGGCCGTGGAGGTGATCGGCAGGGCAAGGATCGATGGCCGGGCGGTTGAGCGTCAGGCGCGCCACGCTACCCTGGTCTGGAACTCCGGCTCGCTGAGACGGGCAGGCGCGCAATCCCGGCTGGTGCGGAATCGGACCCTGGCCGTGAGCCGAAACGAGTTGGCCCCTCAGCTTCCAGAGTTCCGGATCCAAAAGCAGGCGTGGGACGTCCCTCTGGAAGGCAATCTGAAAATCCCCTTTCAGCTCGCTCGCCGCCCCCTTCTGCCGGGCGAGTTGAAGCTGCGCCTGGGAACGCTTGACGGACTGAGGGAGGGCACCACCAAGCTGGTTGTGGACGATGAGAGCAGCGAGGGAACGCTCGTCTACAAGGTCACCAAGCGGGGGAACGAGTTCAAGCCCGGAAAGTACACTTTTTCGACGGTGGCAGTGGGACAGGTCACCTATCGCAACCAACCCGAAGGGGTGGCTCATGCCCGTCGGGAAACGATGAGGTTACAACAACTGTCCGAACGGAAAACGGTTGTGGCGGGAAGAAGCACCGGGAAGACAACTCCCCAATCCGAGGCGGATGCGGCCGCCCAAGCCAAGGAGGCCGAGCGGGCGCGCAGGGCGGCCGAGAAGCGCTTGCAAGAGGCGATTGCCAAGGCATCCCCTCGAAAAGTCAGGATGGCTGCTCATTCCAGAGCTCTGGATTTGACCATCCATCCGTCTCCCATTCTCCTGACTGGAAAGGAGAGGCTGTGGCACTCTCAAGCCGGGACCAACCTGGAATTGCCCCTTTCCATCAAGCGCCTGTTCAACTACGCCGACCCGGTTGAGATCGGTCTCAAAGTTCCCATCCACATCGTCGGGATCGAGGCCGAGTCGGTAACCATTCCGAAAGGCGAGACGACCTCCGCCCTGCTTGTCCGGCTGGCTGCCGATCTGGATCCCGGCGATTATCCGCTCAAGCTCCAAGCAACGCTTCAACTGAACGAGCAGGAAATTCAGGTGGAAGAGCCGCTGACGATCCGGGTGCAACCCGTCCTGCAGGAGACCTCTCTCAGACACCGTCCATGA